In a single window of the Streptomyces cinnabarinus genome:
- the dapA gene encoding 4-hydroxy-tetrahydrodipicolinate synthase, with product MTTTDAPFGRALCAMITPFTDEGALDLPGAQRLAEQLVSQGCDGLVLSGTTGESPTTTDEEKTRLVRAVREAVGERASVVAGVGTSDTRHTIELALAAEKAGADGLLVVAPYYSRPPQDALEAHFREIADASGLPVTVYDIPGRTGVRIEPDTMLRLAEHPRIVAVKDCSYDFLAAQKVISRTELAYYAGCDEHNLALYAVGGAGYISTVANAAPARLRAVLDAFDTGRTTEAAALQQQATPLIELMMSADLPGTVTTKALLAELGLPAGPVRPPLRPAGRETTDGLLSAYRTLTAAG from the coding sequence CTCCCTTCGGCCGCGCCCTCTGCGCCATGATCACGCCCTTCACCGACGAGGGCGCGCTCGACCTCCCCGGAGCCCAGCGGCTCGCCGAGCAGCTGGTGTCGCAGGGGTGTGACGGCCTGGTGCTGTCCGGCACCACGGGCGAGTCCCCGACCACGACGGACGAGGAGAAGACCCGGCTGGTGCGCGCGGTGCGCGAGGCAGTGGGCGAGCGGGCGTCGGTGGTCGCGGGCGTGGGCACGTCCGACACCCGGCACACGATCGAACTGGCGCTGGCGGCCGAAAAGGCGGGCGCGGACGGCCTGTTGGTGGTGGCGCCGTACTACAGCAGGCCCCCGCAGGACGCACTGGAGGCCCACTTCCGGGAGATCGCCGACGCGTCCGGCCTCCCGGTCACGGTGTACGACATCCCGGGCCGCACCGGCGTCCGGATCGAGCCGGACACCATGCTCCGCCTCGCCGAGCACCCGAGGATCGTGGCGGTGAAGGACTGTTCCTACGACTTCCTCGCCGCCCAGAAGGTCATCTCCCGCACGGAGTTGGCGTACTACGCGGGCTGCGACGAGCACAACCTCGCGCTGTACGCGGTGGGCGGCGCGGGCTACATCAGTACGGTGGCGAACGCGGCCCCGGCCCGGCTCCGGGCCGTACTGGACGCGTTCGACACCGGCCGCACCACGGAGGCCGCCGCCCTCCAGCAACAGGCCACCCCGCTCATCGAGTTGATGATGTCGGCGGATCTGCCCGGCACCGTGACCACCAAGGCCCTGCTGGCTGAACTCGGCCTTCCCGCGGGCCCGGTCCGCCCCCCGCTCCGGCCCGCCGGCCGCGAGACGACCGACGGGCTGCTGAGCGCGTACCGGACGCTCACCGCGGCCGGGTGA
- a CDS encoding WD40 repeat domain-containing protein has translation MNVEELVRDALRETAEAQAPAAPGLADRVLAVRRRRRSRRIAAAAVGTVAVVALAVGVPQLDFGKDDIRPAGLLDGGSRTYAHPDQSPPRELIAAGQVALAAYCTTETRAEGDHGRLVRTYWLLDPATGRYEKDPRWSYVAVAPGMRTAAVLERTLPTRRIGLLDLATGEVERWIPVGHGVGGLAYSRDGTRLVATTYEKDPDLMPERGTDDEGEPLYFPGPERSTRTGFIVLDPTAPDEAGNAWSSAPDDQRFNTRADFAFSRDGRLVYAQFIGERDGLQQFYDLAGNKVAVPANERHLRWDVGARLSPDGTLAAHGLTKEVRDKAYSSIRDPRTGKEITKVRGGELIAWVDDRRLIAWERSPGEEAYRPRLALVTIGSDKVTWLSGAREQRADTRWTWEPVFARR, from the coding sequence GTGAACGTCGAGGAACTCGTGCGTGACGCGCTGCGGGAGACCGCCGAGGCGCAGGCACCGGCCGCGCCCGGCCTCGCCGACCGGGTCCTGGCCGTACGGCGCCGCCGCCGCTCCCGCAGGATCGCCGCCGCGGCCGTGGGCACCGTGGCCGTCGTCGCCCTCGCGGTGGGCGTGCCGCAACTGGACTTTGGCAAGGACGACATACGGCCCGCGGGCCTCCTGGACGGCGGCAGCCGGACGTATGCGCACCCGGACCAGTCACCGCCCCGCGAGCTGATCGCCGCGGGCCAGGTGGCGCTGGCCGCCTACTGCACGACGGAGACGCGGGCGGAGGGTGATCACGGTCGCCTCGTCCGCACCTACTGGCTGCTCGACCCGGCGACCGGCCGGTACGAGAAGGACCCCCGATGGTCCTACGTCGCCGTCGCCCCCGGGATGCGGACCGCGGCCGTACTGGAGCGGACCCTGCCCACCCGGCGGATCGGGCTGCTCGACCTCGCGACGGGGGAGGTCGAGCGGTGGATCCCGGTCGGGCACGGGGTGGGCGGGCTGGCGTACTCCCGCGACGGCACGCGGCTCGTCGCGACGACGTACGAGAAGGACCCCGATCTGATGCCCGAGCGGGGTACCGACGACGAGGGTGAGCCGCTCTATTTCCCCGGCCCCGAGCGGTCCACGCGGACCGGCTTCATCGTCCTGGACCCGACGGCGCCCGACGAGGCCGGGAACGCCTGGAGCAGCGCGCCGGACGACCAGCGCTTCAACACCCGGGCCGATTTCGCGTTCAGCCGCGACGGACGGCTGGTGTACGCGCAGTTCATCGGCGAGCGGGACGGGTTGCAGCAGTTCTACGACCTCGCGGGCAACAAGGTCGCCGTGCCGGCGAACGAACGGCACCTGCGGTGGGACGTCGGCGCCCGGCTCTCCCCGGACGGCACGCTGGCCGCGCACGGGCTGACCAAGGAGGTGCGGGACAAGGCGTACTCCTCGATCCGCGATCCCCGTACCGGCAAGGAGATCACCAAGGTGCGCGGCGGCGAGCTGATCGCCTGGGTGGACGACCGGCGGCTCATCGCCTGGGAGCGGTCGCCGGGTGAGGAGGCGTACCGGCCGCGGCTCGCGCTGGTCACGATCGGCAGCGACAAGGTGACGTGGCTGAGCGGGGCGCGGGAGCAGCGGGCGGATACGCGGTGGACGTGGGAGCCGGTGTTCGCGCGGCGGTGA
- a CDS encoding SigE family RNA polymerase sigma factor has protein sequence MDGEGHERFREFVENRSSALLRTAVLLSGGDRHAAEDLLQNALVKAAGRWHRIDEPEAYVRQILYRQQISRWRLKWRRRELSVAEPPDTGAAADDSGATELRLVIRGALARLTARQRTVLVLRYFEDLPEAEVARILGCSVGTVRSTTHRSLARLRTLAPELAALTTAERLPDFSPVEVRP, from the coding sequence ATGGATGGCGAGGGGCATGAGCGGTTCCGGGAGTTCGTGGAGAACCGGTCGTCCGCGCTGTTGAGGACTGCCGTGCTGCTGAGCGGCGGGGACCGGCACGCAGCCGAGGATCTGTTGCAGAACGCGTTGGTCAAGGCGGCCGGGCGGTGGCACCGGATCGATGAGCCCGAGGCGTATGTACGGCAGATCCTGTACCGGCAGCAGATCAGCCGCTGGCGCCTGAAGTGGCGGCGGCGCGAGCTGAGTGTCGCCGAGCCGCCCGACACCGGCGCCGCCGCGGACGACTCCGGCGCCACCGAGCTGCGGCTCGTCATCCGTGGCGCGCTCGCCCGGCTCACCGCGCGCCAGCGGACCGTGCTGGTGCTGCGCTACTTCGAGGACCTGCCCGAGGCCGAGGTGGCCCGGATCCTCGGCTGTTCCGTCGGGACCGTCCGGTCCACCACCCATCGCTCCCTGGCCCGGCTGCGCACCCTCGCGCCCGAGCTGGCCGCCCTCACGACGGCGGAGCGACTGCCCGACTTCTCTCCCGTGGAGGTACGTCCGTGA
- a CDS encoding HAD domain-containing protein: protein MSRPLLFLDVDGPLNPWAAQPERRPEGYTTIRVALRPGRPLRVWLNPSHGRSLLALDYDLCWATTWMSAANRWIAPVIGLPELPYVDFGDNLFAERPDGVHWKTATIVEYAKGRPFAWVDDEQSEADEAYVADHHPTAALLHHVNPRIGLREPDFTALRKFREAAVF, encoded by the coding sequence GTGAGCCGCCCCCTGCTCTTCCTGGACGTCGACGGCCCCCTGAACCCCTGGGCCGCACAGCCCGAACGCCGCCCCGAGGGCTACACCACGATCCGCGTCGCCCTCCGCCCGGGCCGCCCGCTGCGCGTCTGGCTCAACCCGTCCCACGGCCGGTCGCTCCTGGCCCTCGACTACGACCTCTGCTGGGCCACGACCTGGATGTCCGCCGCCAACCGCTGGATCGCCCCGGTCATCGGCCTCCCCGAACTCCCGTACGTCGACTTCGGCGACAACCTGTTCGCGGAACGCCCCGACGGCGTCCACTGGAAGACGGCGACGATCGTGGAGTACGCAAAGGGCCGTCCCTTCGCCTGGGTGGACGACGAACAGAGCGAGGCGGACGAGGCGTACGTGGCCGACCACCACCCGACCGCGGCGCTGCTGCACCACGTGAACCCAAGGATCGGCCTGAGGGAGCCGGACTTCACGGCACTGAGGAAGTTCAGGGAGGCAGCCGTCTTTTAG
- the dapD gene encoding 2,3,4,5-tetrahydropyridine-2,6-dicarboxylate N-succinyltransferase — MTDTTAPRTTGAVAAGLATIAADGTVLDTWFPAPELAVEPGPSGTERLSAERAVELLGEGAAKAIGPDARRGVEVVAVRTVIASLDAKPIDAHDVYLRLHLLSHRLVKPHGQSLDGMFGFLANVAWTSLGPVAVDDIEKVRLNARAEGLHLQVTSIDKFPRMTDYVAPKGVRIADADRVRLGAHLSEGTTVMHEGFVNFNAGTLGTSMVEGRISAGVVVGDGSDIGGGASTMGTLSGGGNVIIAIGERCLIGAEAGVGIALGDECVVEAGLYVTAGTRVTMPDGEVVKARDLSGASNILFRRNSVTGTVEARPNNAVWGGLNEILHSHN, encoded by the coding sequence ATGACCGACACGACCGCACCCCGCACCACCGGCGCCGTTGCCGCCGGCCTCGCCACGATCGCCGCCGACGGCACCGTCCTCGACACCTGGTTCCCCGCGCCCGAGCTCGCCGTCGAGCCCGGCCCCTCCGGCACCGAGCGGCTCTCCGCCGAGCGGGCCGTGGAGCTGCTCGGTGAGGGCGCGGCGAAGGCGATCGGCCCGGACGCCCGCCGGGGCGTGGAGGTCGTCGCGGTGCGCACGGTCATCGCGTCGCTCGACGCCAAGCCCATCGACGCCCACGACGTCTACCTGCGGCTGCACCTCCTCTCCCACCGCCTGGTCAAGCCGCACGGCCAGAGCCTGGACGGCATGTTCGGCTTCCTCGCCAACGTCGCCTGGACCTCGCTCGGCCCGGTCGCGGTGGACGACATCGAGAAGGTGCGGCTGAACGCCCGTGCCGAGGGGCTGCACCTCCAGGTGACCTCGATCGACAAGTTCCCGCGGATGACGGACTACGTGGCGCCGAAGGGCGTCCGCATCGCCGACGCCGACCGGGTCCGCCTGGGCGCGCACCTCTCCGAGGGCACGACGGTCATGCACGAGGGCTTCGTCAACTTCAACGCGGGCACGCTCGGCACGTCCATGGTCGAGGGCCGGATCTCCGCGGGCGTCGTCGTCGGGGACGGCTCGGACATCGGTGGCGGCGCCTCGACGATGGGCACCCTGTCGGGCGGCGGCAACGTCATCATCGCCATCGGCGAGCGGTGCCTGATCGGCGCGGAGGCGGGTGTCGGGATCGCGCTGGGCGATGAGTGCGTGGTCGAGGCCGGCCTGTACGTCACGGCCGGCACCCGCGTCACCATGCCGGACGGGGAGGTCGTGAAGGCCCGCGATCTGTCCGGCGCGTCCAACATCCTGTTCCGCCGCAACTCGGTGACCGGCACGGTTGAGGCGCGGCCGAACAATGCGGTGTGGGGCGGGCTGAACGAGATTCTGCACAGTCACAACTGA
- a CDS encoding TetR/AcrR family transcriptional regulator — MARRYDPERRQRIIDAAIRVVGGKGLAGLTHRSVAAEADVPLGSTTYHFATLDELMVAALRQANEGFAKVIAARGALTDPAADLAAELAGWIGEWLGGDRTGVELEYELYLAALRRPALRPVAAEWATDLARLLGRRTDPVTARALVALMDGICLQVLLTGVPYDEEYAREILTRVIGAPAPGT, encoded by the coding sequence ATGGCCCGGCGCTACGACCCGGAGCGACGGCAGCGGATCATCGACGCCGCCATCCGGGTCGTGGGCGGGAAGGGCCTCGCGGGTCTGACCCACCGCTCGGTCGCGGCGGAGGCCGATGTCCCGCTCGGCTCGACGACGTACCACTTCGCCACCCTCGACGAGCTGATGGTCGCCGCCCTGCGCCAGGCCAACGAGGGTTTCGCCAAGGTGATCGCCGCGCGCGGGGCGCTGACCGACCCGGCGGCGGATCTCGCGGCGGAGCTGGCCGGGTGGATCGGCGAGTGGCTCGGGGGCGACCGCACGGGTGTGGAACTGGAGTACGAGCTGTATCTCGCCGCCCTGCGCCGCCCCGCGCTGCGCCCCGTCGCCGCCGAGTGGGCGACCGACCTCGCGCGGCTGCTCGGCCGCCGCACGGATCCCGTCACCGCGCGGGCGCTGGTGGCGCTGATGGACGGGATCTGTCTTCAGGTGCTGCTCACGGGGGTGCCGTATGACGAGGAGTACGCCCGGGAGATCCTGACCAGGGTCATCGGCGCACCGGCGCCCGGCACGTGA
- a CDS encoding DMT family transporter — translation MGYLTLAGAIAAEVAATTAMKYSAGFSRLWPSLLTALGYVVSFALLAQTLKTVGIGAAYAIWAGVGTASIAVIGLVAFGEALTFTKVTGILLIVAGVVVLNLGGAH, via the coding sequence ATGGGATACCTGACGCTCGCCGGCGCCATCGCCGCCGAGGTGGCCGCCACCACCGCCATGAAGTACAGCGCCGGCTTCAGCAGGCTCTGGCCGTCGCTGCTGACGGCGCTCGGTTACGTCGTCTCCTTCGCGCTGCTCGCCCAGACCCTGAAGACCGTCGGTATCGGCGCCGCCTACGCGATCTGGGCCGGGGTCGGCACCGCGAGCATCGCCGTCATCGGACTCGTGGCGTTCGGCGAGGCACTGACCTTCACCAAGGTCACCGGGATCCTGCTGATAGTCGCGGGGGTCGTGGTCCTGAACCTGGGCGGCGCGCACTGA
- a CDS encoding sulfotransferase family protein — translation METSARPVFVLGCPRSGTTLLQLMLHAHPRIALPPETRFVLPAYEGRLGFGDLRDAGNRAALARWITGRKATRFHELGLDAGGVAERIADGPPTLGSALAVPLKAYAEQHGKARWGDKRPAYALHVEEIHRLFPDAQFVHLVRDGRDCVASLLGMPWWHRGFHEAVATWAQVMDVTRRYASRLGPDCWHELRYEDLLAHPERQLRSLCTYLGEEYAPGTTEPHRLAGLAVPARKTWHRRTHGTLDASRAGSWRQRLTPDQIRLCDAVLGERLESHGYALSGAVRPDPAELLRYRKVSALRRAARAKRRALDRLARVREPGPVAYVRPYI, via the coding sequence GTGGAAACCAGCGCTCGCCCCGTGTTCGTCCTCGGGTGCCCCAGGTCCGGCACCACCCTCCTCCAGCTCATGCTGCACGCGCATCCACGGATAGCGCTTCCGCCCGAGACACGGTTCGTGCTGCCCGCCTACGAGGGACGGCTGGGCTTCGGCGACCTCCGGGACGCGGGGAACCGCGCCGCGCTCGCCCGCTGGATCACCGGGCGGAAGGCGACCCGCTTCCATGAACTGGGCCTGGACGCGGGCGGCGTGGCGGAGCGGATCGCGGACGGCCCGCCGACCCTCGGCTCGGCACTCGCCGTCCCGCTCAAGGCGTACGCCGAGCAGCACGGCAAGGCCCGCTGGGGCGACAAGCGGCCCGCGTACGCCCTGCACGTCGAGGAGATCCATCGGCTCTTCCCGGACGCGCAGTTCGTGCATCTGGTCCGCGACGGACGTGACTGTGTGGCCTCGCTGCTCGGGATGCCCTGGTGGCACCGCGGCTTCCACGAGGCCGTCGCCACCTGGGCGCAGGTGATGGACGTGACCCGCCGGTACGCGAGCCGACTCGGCCCGGACTGCTGGCACGAGCTGAGATACGAGGACCTTCTCGCCCACCCCGAGCGCCAACTGCGCTCGCTCTGCACCTACTTGGGTGAGGAGTACGCCCCCGGGACGACCGAGCCGCACCGGCTGGCGGGCCTGGCCGTACCCGCCCGCAAGACCTGGCACCGGCGCACTCACGGCACCCTGGACGCCTCGCGGGCGGGCAGTTGGCGGCAGCGGCTGACGCCGGATCAGATCAGGCTGTGCGACGCGGTGCTGGGGGAGCGGCTGGAGAGCCACGGCTACGCGCTCAGCGGCGCCGTACGCCCCGATCCGGCCGAGCTGCTGCGGTACCGGAAGGTGTCGGCGCTGCGGCGTGCGGCCCGTGCCAAGCGGCGGGCGCTCGACCGCCTGGCGCGGGTGCGGGAGCCGGGACCCGTCGCATATGTACGCCCGTACATATAG
- a CDS encoding AbfB domain-containing protein, with product MPQKKSRPPQDRPWESGWAPDTSRTPGTRRLWLAGALALATIGACVTAIAVTQRPADDLSHSASPSTSASPPGLISFATPSASTASPAPSAEPDRRPSAHSRARPPRTTATPTPSRGHAEPSAGEPADPKPVTAWRSVRSVNYPDRAWQVSGGLVRLTASAGSFKLLKGLAEPSCYSFATADGSYLRHREFLLRAERDDGSTLFARDATFCPRASSHSGAVMLESVNYPGRYLRHRDFQLRLDPYQSGELYRADAAFRLVSP from the coding sequence ATGCCACAGAAGAAGTCCCGGCCCCCTCAGGACCGTCCCTGGGAGAGCGGCTGGGCACCGGACACCTCCCGGACGCCGGGCACGCGCCGTCTCTGGCTGGCCGGCGCCCTGGCGCTGGCCACTATCGGCGCGTGCGTGACGGCGATAGCCGTGACCCAACGGCCCGCTGACGACCTGTCACACTCGGCGTCCCCGTCGACGAGCGCCTCCCCACCCGGCCTGATCTCCTTCGCGACCCCGTCGGCGAGTACGGCCTCCCCCGCCCCGTCGGCTGAGCCGGACCGCCGCCCGTCCGCGCACTCGAGGGCGCGGCCGCCCCGCACCACCGCGACGCCCACCCCGTCCCGCGGCCACGCCGAACCGTCGGCCGGTGAACCGGCCGACCCGAAGCCCGTCACCGCCTGGCGCTCGGTCCGCTCGGTCAACTACCCCGACCGCGCGTGGCAGGTGAGCGGCGGCCTGGTCCGGCTCACCGCCTCCGCCGGCTCCTTCAAGCTGCTCAAGGGCCTGGCCGAGCCGTCCTGTTACTCCTTCGCCACGGCGGACGGCAGCTATCTGCGCCACCGTGAGTTCCTGCTGCGCGCCGAACGCGACGACGGATCCACGCTCTTCGCCCGGGACGCCACCTTCTGCCCGCGTGCCTCGTCCCACTCCGGCGCGGTCATGCTGGAGTCGGTGAACTACCCGGGCCGCTATCTGCGCCACCGCGACTTCCAACTCCGGCTGGATCCCTACCAGTCGGGCGAGCTCTACCGCGCGGACGCGGCGTTCCGGCTGGTGAGCCCGTAG
- a CDS encoding metal-sulfur cluster assembly factor, with protein MTDTVEMKPASEEEIREALYDVVDPELGIDVVNLGLIYGIHIDDANIATIDMTLTSAACPLTDVIEDQAKSATDGLVNELRINWVWMPPWGPDKITDDGREQLRALGFNV; from the coding sequence ATGACCGATACCGTTGAGATGAAGCCGGCCTCGGAGGAGGAGATCCGCGAGGCGCTGTACGACGTCGTTGACCCCGAGCTGGGCATCGACGTGGTCAACCTCGGCCTGATCTACGGCATCCACATCGACGACGCGAACATCGCGACGATCGACATGACCCTGACCTCGGCGGCCTGTCCGCTGACCGATGTCATCGAGGACCAGGCCAAGTCCGCCACGGACGGCCTCGTCAACGAGCTGCGCATCAACTGGGTCTGGATGCCGCCGTGGGGCCCGGACAAGATCACGGACGACGGCCGCGAGCAGCTTCGGGCGCTCGGGTTCAACGTCTGA